The genomic region CCTGTTCGGAGGTAAGTCCTGAGATTCTTTCTAGTTCCTGTACACGCTGCTGACTCAGCTCTTCTACTTTCGCTTCACGCTGTCTCAGCTCTTCTTCCTTCGCTGTAAATCCTGCTTCTCGTCTTTCAATGGCCTCTGATTTTTTATCAAGAGCTTCCTCTTTGGAAAGTACACGCTTCTCGTAACGCTGCAATTCCGATCTGCGTTCCTTTGTCTCTTTTTCAAGTTCGTTCTTATTCTTGATAGACTCTTCCTTGATTTCTAAAAGAGACTCCTTCTTCTTGGCCTCCGCTGTCTTTACTGCATCATCAATGATTTCTCTTGCCCTTGCCTCTGCATTACCAATCTTGGATTCTGCATTGTTCTTCAGGTTTGAGACTGTCAAAAAATGACTGATCACAGCGGCCACAACGATAAGTACGACTGCTACAGCAATCACTATTCCTATCGGCACAGGAGCACCTCCTTATTTAATTTTCATTGTACGATTATTACAACAGTTCAATTTTATACTTTTTACACAAATATGTCAAGCTTTCACTCGCAAACTTGTAACACATTGCGGACATCCTGATAACTGAATCCTTTACGCATCAGATAGCCCATCATTTTCTGCTTTTCCTTCGCATCCGCTGTTTCCGGGTTATAATTTCGTTTCCGCATCAGCGCTTCGATCGCCTGTCTGGAATCTTCCTCCCCGTAGTCCGCTTCTTCAAATACCTGTTCTACAATTTCTGATGAAACGCCTTTTTGCACAAGTGCCGCATAGAGTTCTTTTTTGCTTTTCCGTTCCTTCCTGCTGTCAATAAAACTTCTCGCATATTCCACATCATTAATATAACCAAATGACTTCACATACCGGATTGCCGCCTCAACTGCATCTTCCGCATAACCGCCCTGTTTCAATTTAGTCCGAAGCTTCGATTCCGTTCTTCCCATATCAGAAAGCAGATGCATTGCCCGGAGCTTCGCCCTTTTGGTAATAATCTGCTGAAGACTGTCATAGATATCGTCTTCGATCACAGATTCTTCCGCTATATGATAACGGGACAGTTCGCCCTTATACAATGTAAAAGCAAACTGTCCGTCTAAATATACTTTATATCTCGTCTTTGACAGCGGTTCGATCTTCGTAACCGTCATCATAGATTATTCTTCCTCTTTTGTAATTCCTTCTGCAGTTGCAGATTCTTCGTTCTCTTCCACGTCACCTTCCGCTCCAATGTGATAGTGTGCACGGATCTTCTGCTCCAGTTCTTCCATGATCTCCGGATGTTCAGAAAGATATGTCTTCGCATTCTCTCTTCCCTGTCCAATCTTGTCTCCATTGTATGCGAACCAGGCACCACTCTTGCTGACCAGATCACACTTCACTGCAAGATCAAGGATATCTCCTTCTTTGGAAATTCCTTTACCGAACATAATATCGAATTCCGCCTCTTTAAACGGAGGTGCAATCTTATTCTTCACAATCTTTACACGTGTTCTGTTACCAACCATCTCACCGCTCTGTTTCAGAGTCTCAATTCTTCTGACATCCATACGTACAGATGAGTAGAACTTCAGCGCGCGTCCACCGGTTGTTGTCTCCGGATTACCGAACATCACACCTACTTTCTCACGCAGCTGGTTGATAAAGATGACCACACAGTTGGACTTGCTGATTACCGGTGTCAGCTTACGGAGTGCCTGGGACATCAGCCTTGCCTGAAGTCCGACATGGCTGTCTCCCATATCTCCTTCAATCTCCTGCTTTGGTACCAGCGCAGCAACCGAATCCACTACGATGATATCCATCGCTCCGGATCTTACCATTGTCTCTGTAATCTCCAGAGCCTGATCTCCACTGTCCGGCTGTGAAATATACAGCTCATCAATATCTACTCCAATATTCTTCGCATACACAGGATCCAGCGCGT from Dorea longicatena harbors:
- a CDS encoding regulatory protein RecX codes for the protein MTVTKIEPLSKTRYKVYLDGQFAFTLYKGELSRYHIAEESVIEDDIYDSLQQIITKRAKLRAMHLLSDMGRTESKLRTKLKQGGYAEDAVEAAIRYVKSFGYINDVEYARSFIDSRKERKSKKELYAALVQKGVSSEIVEQVFEEADYGEEDSRQAIEALMRKRNYNPETADAKEKQKMMGYLMRKGFSYQDVRNVLQVCE
- the recA gene encoding recombinase RecA, whose amino-acid sequence is MANEDKKRALDAAIAKLEKDFGKGTVMRLGDPSAQVAVETIPTGSLSLDLALGLGGVPKGRIVEIYGPESSGKTTVALHMIAEVQKRGGIAGFIDAEHALDPVYAKNIGVDIDELYISQPDSGDQALEITETMVRSGAMDIIVVDSVAALVPKQEIEGDMGDSHVGLQARLMSQALRKLTPVISKSNCVVIFINQLREKVGVMFGNPETTTGGRALKFYSSVRMDVRRIETLKQSGEMVGNRTRVKIVKNKIAPPFKEAEFDIMFGKGISKEGDILDLAVKCDLVSKSGAWFAYNGDKIGQGRENAKTYLSEHPEIMEELEQKIRAHYHIGAEGDVEENEESATAEGITKEEE